ACCGAGAAACGTCTGGACGACATGCGCCTGATGGTAGAAGAAAAGTTGCAAAAGACACTGAACGAACGAATCGGCCAGTCGTTTGAAATCGTCCGTTCGCAGCTCGAAAATGTACAAAAGGGACTCGGAGAAATGAAATCCCTGGCACAGGATGTCGGCGGACTGAAAAAAGTATTGAGCAACGTAAAAATGCGGGGAACATTCGGTGAAGTACAACTCGGAGCATTACTCGAACAAATGATGAGCCCTGAACAGTATGACGCAAACGTCAAGACGAAAAAGAGCGGAACCGAATTCGTCGAATTTGCCATCAAACTTCCGGGAAAGGACGATGCCAACAGCACCGTTTACCTTCCGATTGACGCTAAATTTCCGAAAGACATATACGAGCAATATTACGATGCTTTCGAAGCAGGAGATGCCGCGTTGATGGAATCATCCGGCAGGCAGTTGGAAAGCACGATTAAAAAGATGGCCAAGGATATTCACGATAAATATGTGGATCCCCCGTTTACTACCGATTTCGCCATCATGTTCTTACCTTTCGAAAGCATTTACGCTGAGGTAATCCGAAGAACAAGTCTTGTAGAGACGCTTCAGAAAGAATATAAGATCGTAGTGACCGGACCGACGACACTAGGAGCTATCTTGAACAGCCTTCAAATGGGATTCCGCACACTAGCCATCCAAAAGCGTACCGGCGAAGTTTGGACTGTATTAGGAGCCGTCAAAACGGAATTCGGCAAGTTCGGCGGATTGCTTGAGAAAGTACAGAAGAACCTGCAAAGTGCCGGCGACCAACTGGAAGAAGTAATGGGAAAACGGACACGCGCCATCGAACGGAAACTGCGGCAAGTAGAGCAGTTACCACATGAAGAAAGTCGGAAGATTCTGCCGATTGACGGAATAGATGATGAACTTACAGACGAATAGTCAACGCCCCTGCCCCTTTGCAAGCACCACCCGAAGCACCATATACCCCAATAATCCAGAAAGTATGGAACCCGACAACACTCCAAACTTAGCCTGGTTCAACAAGACCGGATAATCAGTTCCGAAAGAAAGGTTGGCAATGAAAAGCGATACGGTAAAACCGATGCCACCCAACAATGCAACTCCGGTAAGATTCATCCAGTTCATTCCCAATGGTCTGGGAGTCAGTCCTGTTCTGATAGCCAACCAGGTGAACGAATAAATACCGATGAATTTGCCAAACAGCAAACCGGCTGCCACCGCAATACCCACGTTGCCGACCAACTCGCCGCCCCCGCTAAACACAACACCAGCATTGACAAAAGCAAAAAGCGGAAGAATCAGGTAATTGACCGCCCCATGCAGATTGTCTTCCAATGATTGCAACGGACTAATCACACGGTCGGAAGCCGACTCCACCTCTTTCAGTCTGGCAATCTGCTCATTAGTCAACACAATACTTCCCGACTCCATTGTCGGGAAGCCGGCTATTATACGGCGGATATCTTCAATATACTTCCCTACGTTCAAACGAGGCTTTGCGGGAATAACAAAAGCCAAGATAACCCCGGAGATCGTACTATGAATACCCGATTGCAAAAATAAATACCAGATAACGACCCCAATCACTAAAAAGAAAATCTTATTTGTTGCCCCCCATTTTCCGATAAAATAAAGAAAAGCATAAAGCAACGCAGCCACCAGAAGATAACCGTAAGAGACATGTGAACTATAAAAAATGGCAATCACCAGAATACCGCCAATATCATCGACAACCGCAAAAGCCGTCAGAAAAATTTTCAGGCTCAGCGGAACGCGATTCCCCAGCAAACTCAACACACCCAATGAAAAAGCAATATCCGTTGCCATCGGGATGGCGGACCCTTGTCCGCCGACACTGCCCGGCGGGCAAATCAGCATATATATAATTACAGGAACCAGCATGCCACCACAAGCAGCGATAAAAGGCAACGCCGCCTTGCGGAAAAAAGAAAGCTCGCCCACCAGCAATTCCCGCTTGATTTCCAGCCCCACCAGCAAAAAGAAAATCGTCATCAAGCCATCATTGATAAACTCAATCATCCGTAGATTCTCCCCACCGTGCGAAAGTAAATTAAAACTACCAATCTGCAAATGAAGTTCATGCGATAAGAACGCCTGATACACCGGAGCCACAGAAGAGTTCGCAATGACGGCTGCCGAAATAGCAGCCAGAAACAGAAGAATACTCGCTGTGATATTCATGGATGAGAAATTCCGCATAGTCCGCAAAATAGTCATAACGAAATGTATTTATAATATTAGATTCGCAATATACGGATTTTTTCCAATCAAAAAGCAACCGCAAGTCAATTTGTTCAGAAAATACTCTGAAAAACTGCTTGCGGCAATATTCTTAATCCAGTTTCAGTACAGCAAGGAAGGCTTTCTGAGGCACTTCCACGTTACCGATTTGTTTCATTCGTTTTTTACCTCTTTTCTGCTTTTCAAGCAGTTTACGCTTACGGCTCACGTCACCCCCGTAACACTTCGCAGTCACATCCTTACGGACTGCCTTAATGGTTTCGCGAGCGATAATTTTGGCACCGATAGCTGCCTGAATGGCAATTTCAAACTGCTGGCGAGGAATAAGTTCCTTCAACTTCTCACACATCCTCCTGCCCATATCATACGCATTGTCGATATGCGTCAATGTAGAAAGCGCATCCACAGGCTCACCGTTCAGCAAAATATCAAGTTTCACCAGTTTGGAAGTACGGAAGCCGTTGGGCTGATAGTCGAACGAAGCATAACCTTTGGAGATACTCTTCAGTTTATCATAAAAGTCGATGACAATCTCTCCCAAAGGCATATTATAATAGATCTCCACCCGATTGCCGGAGATGTACTCCTGCTTGAGAAGCTCGCCGCGCTTGCCCAGGCAAAGCGTCATGATAGGTCCTATGTAATCGGTCGTAGTGATGATAGACGCCTTGATATACGGTTCTTCAATATGATCTATTAATGTAGGATCGGGCATACCTCCGGGGTTATGCACCTCCTTCATATTGCCTTGCTTGTCATATATGTTGTACGATACATTGGGCACGGTGGTAATCACGTTCATGTCAAACTCGCGGTCCAACCGTTCCTGTACAATCTCCATATGGAGCAATCCCAGGAATCCGCAACGGAAACCGAAACCCAGTGCCAGCGAAGATTCCGGCTGGAAAGTCAAAGATGCGTCATTCAACTGCAACTTCTCCAGAGACGCACGCAGGTCTTCAAAGTCCTCCGCCTCAATCGGATAAACTCCGGCAAACACCATCGGCTTCACTTCCTCAAAACCGGCAATAGCCTTGTCGCACGGACGGGCGATATGCGTAATGGTATCTCCCACCTTCACCTCTTTGGAAGTCTTGATACCCGAAATAATATATCCTACATCTCCCGTACGAAGCTCGTTGCGGGGAACCATATCCATTTTAAGCACCCCCACCTCATCGGCGTCATACTCTTTTCCCGTATTGAAGAATTTCACCTTATCACCCTTGCGTATTATACCGTTCTCAATCTTGAAATAGGCTATAATTCCACGGAAAGAGTTGAACACAGAGTCGAAAATCAACGCTTGCAACGGGGCATCCTCGTCTCCTTCCGGATGAGGAATCCGTTCAATCACAGCTGCCAATATCTCTTCCACTCCCATCCCCGTCTTGCCGGACGCACGAATTACTTCCTCCCGTTTGCAGCCCAACAATTCAACAATCTCATCTTCCACTTCTTCGGGATTGGCACTCGCCATGTCACATTTATTAATCACCGGAATAATCTCAAGGTCATGCTCAATGGCCATATACAGATTTGAAATCGTCTGCGCCTGCACTCCTTGTGAAGCATCAACAATCAGCAACGCACCTTCACATGCAGCAATAGAACGCGATACCTCATACGAAAAGTCCACATGTCCCGGAGTGTCAATCAAGTTAAGGATATACTTCTCCCCTTGATAAGTATATTCCATCTGGATAGCATGGCTCTTAATAGTGATCCCCCTTTCTTTCTCCAGATCCATATTATCAAGCATCTGCCCGGAAGTCACCTGAATGGTATGTGTAAACTCCAACAAACGGTCAGCCAAAGTCGACTTACCGTGATCAATATGAGCAATAATGCAAAAGTTGCGTATATTCTTCATTCTGAATTCTTATTATTTTATCTTTTTGGTGTGCAAAGATACGTAAATGACGGAATAAAAAAAATGCGTTGATAACATTATGATCATGTACCAACGCATTTTTTTATTGCTTAAGTGAGTTACTCGCTTAGATCAATTTGATGAAGAGTTCACCTTCAACTTCTTCCACAGAGATTTTGTCTTCTCTCAATAACCAGCCAAGGCCGAGAAACAGATCTTTGTCAACCAATTTAGTCGCTTTTTTAAGCTGCTTGGCAGTCATTCCTTCTGTTTCATTCAGTGTATTCCAGATAGTACCTGCAATTACACCAGCTTTTTCTTTCAACATTTGCTTTGCAATTTTAGTTAGACATGCTTAAAATCCTTCCAGCCATAAAGACTTTCAGATTTTATTTCGGAGACAAAGATAGCTATTTTTATGTTATATAACATTTTATTGAGTACTTTTTTACCGTTTTTGTAATAAAAAAGCATTTTAAGAGCTCATTTTAGATGCTTTTCGAGATATTCAGACCAAATTCTTGCTGCTTCTTCAACCATTTTTGCACAAGGGCGCTTGCTATAATATTGAACTGTACGCTCTTCCGGAATGGTGGAAACCGGCTCTTTTTTCTTTAACCCCAACAATTCACCACAAATCAGCGAGCCGTTACGCTTCTTAAATTCAGTTGCCAATTCTTGCACTACCGCATAATTGGCAGCTTTTCCTTCCCGGTCTGTCGCTTCCGTAGCACCGGTTTCTAAGCCTGCCAGTAAGAACATGCCGCAGGCAGCTCCACACGTTTCACGCATCCGTCCGATGCCTCCGCCAAAAGAAGCACTCATACGCAATGCCTGTTCCTGTGTAAATCCATACATGTCCGCAAAAGCCGCTACCACCGACTGTGAGCAGTTATATCCACTCTTAAAAAACTCCACTGCTTTCTGTATTCTATCTTCCATAAACTTTTTGCATTTTTATTTTGTACAAAAGTATAAAAAAGTATCTTTGTATCAGATAGGGCGTAAAGATTAAAATCAAAAAAAAGAAAATATAAACAGATGGCTACAACATTTGATATCCAACTACCTCATTATTCGCGCGGATTTCATCTAATCACGCGCGATATTGTCTCACAGCTACCCGCACTTCCTGAAAGCGGTCTGCTGGTAGTCTTTATCAAACACACTTCTGCCGGACTAACCATCAACGAAAATGCAGACCCAGACGTACGGCATGACTTTCAGACGTTTTTTAATAAACTCGTTCCCGACGGTACTCCCTACTTCCTCCATACCCTTGAAGGTCCTGACGATATGAGTGCCCATATAAAAGCCTCCCTGATAGGAAGCTCGGTCACCATACCCATCAAGAACCATCGTTTAAATCTAGGCACATGGCAAGGCGTCTACCTCTGCGAGTTTCGCGACGGAGGAGACACCCGCAAATTGAGTATTACCATTCTATAATATTTCCAGAACCATCGGACAAAGCGTACGGAAAAATAAGTTCATGTTCATTTCATGAAAACAAAAGCATAATGTTTAGTACCGAAACAATAATGGCAATCGAATACAATACAAACGTACTCCAACGGCTATTGACATAATCGCCCATCACCTTTCGGGAAGACGTCAGTCCTACT
The Bacteroides caecimuris DNA segment above includes these coding regions:
- the nhaA gene encoding Na+/H+ antiporter NhaA, which gives rise to MTILRTMRNFSSMNITASILLFLAAISAAVIANSSVAPVYQAFLSHELHLQIGSFNLLSHGGENLRMIEFINDGLMTIFFLLVGLEIKRELLVGELSFFRKAALPFIAACGGMLVPVIIYMLICPPGSVGGQGSAIPMATDIAFSLGVLSLLGNRVPLSLKIFLTAFAVVDDIGGILVIAIFYSSHVSYGYLLVAALLYAFLYFIGKWGATNKIFFLVIGVVIWYLFLQSGIHSTISGVILAFVIPAKPRLNVGKYIEDIRRIIAGFPTMESGSIVLTNEQIARLKEVESASDRVISPLQSLEDNLHGAVNYLILPLFAFVNAGVVFSGGGELVGNVGIAVAAGLLFGKFIGIYSFTWLAIRTGLTPRPLGMNWMNLTGVALLGGIGFTVSLFIANLSFGTDYPVLLNQAKFGVLSGSILSGLLGYMVLRVVLAKGQGR
- the lepA gene encoding translation elongation factor 4, with translation MKNIRNFCIIAHIDHGKSTLADRLLEFTHTIQVTSGQMLDNMDLEKERGITIKSHAIQMEYTYQGEKYILNLIDTPGHVDFSYEVSRSIAACEGALLIVDASQGVQAQTISNLYMAIEHDLEIIPVINKCDMASANPEEVEDEIVELLGCKREEVIRASGKTGMGVEEILAAVIERIPHPEGDEDAPLQALIFDSVFNSFRGIIAYFKIENGIIRKGDKVKFFNTGKEYDADEVGVLKMDMVPRNELRTGDVGYIISGIKTSKEVKVGDTITHIARPCDKAIAGFEEVKPMVFAGVYPIEAEDFEDLRASLEKLQLNDASLTFQPESSLALGFGFRCGFLGLLHMEIVQERLDREFDMNVITTVPNVSYNIYDKQGNMKEVHNPGGMPDPTLIDHIEEPYIKASIITTTDYIGPIMTLCLGKRGELLKQEYISGNRVEIYYNMPLGEIVIDFYDKLKSISKGYASFDYQPNGFRTSKLVKLDILLNGEPVDALSTLTHIDNAYDMGRRMCEKLKELIPRQQFEIAIQAAIGAKIIARETIKAVRKDVTAKCYGGDVSRKRKLLEKQKRGKKRMKQIGNVEVPQKAFLAVLKLD
- a CDS encoding secondary thiamine-phosphate synthase enzyme YjbQ, with amino-acid sequence MATTFDIQLPHYSRGFHLITRDIVSQLPALPESGLLVVFIKHTSAGLTINENADPDVRHDFQTFFNKLVPDGTPYFLHTLEGPDDMSAHIKASLIGSSVTIPIKNHRLNLGTWQGVYLCEFRDGGDTRKLSITIL
- a CDS encoding winged helix-turn-helix domain-containing protein produces the protein MLKEKAGVIAGTIWNTLNETEGMTAKQLKKATKLVDKDLFLGLGWLLREDKISVEEVEGELFIKLI
- a CDS encoding DNA recombination protein RmuC gives rise to the protein MELILLIIIAILVTVLLVLSLTKGNNQTQAEQLQIALRQQMQENREELNRSIRELRMEMAQTLNQNMQQLQDVLHKNMMTNGELQRQKFDTMARQQEVLIKSTEKRLDDMRLMVEEKLQKTLNERIGQSFEIVRSQLENVQKGLGEMKSLAQDVGGLKKVLSNVKMRGTFGEVQLGALLEQMMSPEQYDANVKTKKSGTEFVEFAIKLPGKDDANSTVYLPIDAKFPKDIYEQYYDAFEAGDAALMESSGRQLESTIKKMAKDIHDKYVDPPFTTDFAIMFLPFESIYAEVIRRTSLVETLQKEYKIVVTGPTTLGAILNSLQMGFRTLAIQKRTGEVWTVLGAVKTEFGKFGGLLEKVQKNLQSAGDQLEEVMGKRTRAIERKLRQVEQLPHEESRKILPIDGIDDELTDE
- a CDS encoding C-GCAxxG-C-C family protein, coding for MEDRIQKAVEFFKSGYNCSQSVVAAFADMYGFTQEQALRMSASFGGGIGRMRETCGAACGMFLLAGLETGATEATDREGKAANYAVVQELATEFKKRNGSLICGELLGLKKKEPVSTIPEERTVQYYSKRPCAKMVEEAARIWSEYLEKHLK